A genome region from Defluviimonas aquaemixtae includes the following:
- a CDS encoding NAD(P)/FAD-dependent oxidoreductase, whose translation MRRIYEDHGYGEGPVAGCYWDTTVARPARTPPISGEATAEVAVIGAGYTGLSAALHLARTGVDVAVMEAEGVGWGASGRNGGFVCLGGAKASDAALTRRFGTEAMAGWHAAQKASVALVADLLEQHGIAADIHSEQGETMVAHRPRDFAEFRDEAAALAHAYGVRVDVIGPSELSGEGLAGPGFHGALRLPIGFAFNPLKYVLGLAAAARDAGARIFESSSVTAIRREGARYVLEGAQGQLIAGKLILATNGYSSDDLPDWMAGRYLPAQSAVLVTRELSEGEIAAQGWTSDGMAYDTRNLLHYFRLMPNRCFLFGMRGGTRAGPSAQRDMQRRIRTDFEAMFPAWAEVETPHFWSGFVCLARGLRPYVGPLGDWPDAWAGFAWHGNGVALGTYAGRLLAGLATGQAGVPALMAAPPERFPFGRFRRLLLPAAYAWYGLSDRG comes from the coding sequence ATGCGGCGCATTTACGAAGATCACGGCTATGGCGAAGGCCCGGTCGCGGGCTGCTACTGGGACACGACGGTCGCGCGGCCGGCGCGGACTCCGCCCATCTCGGGCGAAGCCACGGCAGAGGTCGCGGTTATCGGGGCCGGGTATACGGGGCTTTCGGCGGCGCTGCACCTTGCCCGCACGGGCGTCGATGTCGCGGTCATGGAGGCGGAGGGCGTGGGCTGGGGCGCCTCGGGCCGGAACGGCGGTTTCGTGTGCCTCGGCGGCGCGAAGGCGAGCGATGCGGCACTAACCCGCCGCTTCGGCACGGAGGCGATGGCCGGGTGGCATGCGGCGCAAAAGGCGTCAGTGGCGCTCGTCGCGGATCTGCTCGAGCAGCACGGCATCGCGGCCGACATCCATTCCGAGCAGGGCGAGACAATGGTCGCCCACCGGCCGAGGGATTTCGCGGAGTTCAGGGACGAAGCCGCCGCGCTGGCGCACGCATATGGCGTGAGGGTCGACGTTATCGGTCCTTCGGAGCTTTCGGGCGAGGGGCTTGCCGGACCAGGGTTCCACGGTGCGCTGCGTCTGCCGATCGGTTTCGCCTTCAATCCTCTGAAGTATGTCCTCGGCCTCGCCGCGGCGGCGCGCGACGCCGGCGCGCGGATCTTCGAGAGCAGCTCGGTCACCGCGATCCGTCGCGAGGGAGCCCGCTACGTGCTGGAAGGTGCCCAGGGGCAGCTCATCGCAGGAAAGCTTATCCTCGCGACGAACGGTTATTCGAGCGACGATCTGCCTGACTGGATGGCTGGGCGCTATCTGCCCGCGCAGTCGGCGGTTCTCGTGACCCGCGAACTGAGCGAAGGTGAGATCGCCGCGCAGGGCTGGACCAGTGATGGCATGGCCTATGACACGCGCAATCTATTGCATTATTTCCGCCTGATGCCGAATCGGTGCTTCTTGTTCGGGATGCGCGGGGGGACACGCGCCGGGCCATCTGCGCAAAGGGATATGCAGCGCCGGATCCGGACCGATTTCGAGGCGATGTTTCCGGCGTGGGCCGAGGTCGAGACGCCGCATTTCTGGTCGGGTTTCGTCTGCCTCGCGCGGGGGCTCAGGCCCTATGTCGGCCCGCTGGGCGACTGGCCCGACGCTTGGGCGGGTTTCGCCTGGCATGGCAACGGTGTAGCGCTCGGAACCTATGCAGGCCGGCTCCTCGCAGGGCTTGCAACGGGGCAAGCCGGGGTGCCCGCGCTCATGGCGGCCCCGCCCGAGCGGTTTCCGTTCGGTCGCTTCCGCCGCCTCCTACTTCCCGCCGCCTATGCGTGGTATGGACTGTCCGACCGCGGCTGA
- a CDS encoding ABC transporter permease — protein MNRRFSWFNATALTLGFVFLYLPMIILMIFSFNASKLVTVWAGFSTRWYGELFRNEAFLDAAWVTLKVALLSSTLATVFGTMAAYVMVRAGRFRGRTLFSGMIYAPLVMPEVITGLSLLLLFIAIGLDRGVMTIVLAHTTFSMCYVSVVVSSRLVTFDQSLEEAALDLGCTPFDAFRSVTLPIIAPAVISGWLLAFTLSLDDLVIASFTAGPASTTLPMKIFSSVRLGLSPEINALSTILIGIVTVGVISASLLSKRAVARQRAEEQAAVRA, from the coding sequence ATGAACCGCCGCTTCTCCTGGTTCAACGCGACCGCGCTTACGCTCGGCTTCGTATTCCTTTACCTGCCAATGATCATTCTCATGATCTTCTCGTTCAACGCATCGAAGCTGGTGACGGTCTGGGCGGGATTCTCGACGCGGTGGTATGGCGAGCTTTTCCGCAACGAGGCGTTTTTGGACGCGGCCTGGGTCACTTTGAAGGTGGCGCTCCTCTCCTCGACCCTCGCCACGGTCTTCGGGACGATGGCGGCTTACGTCATGGTGCGTGCCGGGCGCTTCCGGGGACGGACACTCTTTTCGGGCATGATCTACGCGCCTCTGGTCATGCCCGAAGTCATCACCGGCCTTTCGCTGCTGCTTCTCTTCATCGCCATCGGGCTCGACCGGGGCGTGATGACCATCGTTCTGGCGCATACGACGTTTTCAATGTGCTATGTCTCGGTCGTCGTCTCCTCGCGGCTCGTCACGTTCGACCAGTCGCTGGAGGAGGCGGCGCTTGACCTCGGCTGCACGCCATTCGACGCCTTTCGATCGGTCACATTGCCGATCATCGCGCCTGCGGTTATTTCGGGTTGGCTTCTCGCGTTTACCCTGTCGCTCGACGATCTGGTAATCGCCTCGTTCACCGCCGGTCCGGCCTCCACCACGCTACCGATGAAGATCTTCTCCTCCGTCCGGCTCGGGCTCAGTCCAGAGATCAACGCGCTATCGACGATTCTCATCGGCATCGTCACGGTCGGCGTGATCTCTGCTTCGCTGCTGTCGAAGCGGGCGGTCGCTCGGCAGCGGGCCGAGGAACAGGCTGCGGTCCGGGCCTGA
- a CDS encoding ABC transporter permease yields MRRLFLIAVPYLWLLTFFLVPFAIVFKISLSDYDISIPPYTPKFDLSAGWEGAKAYLSELDFENFAFLTTDALYYTAYLSSLKIALIATLITLLVGYPIAYGMAQSPDEWRPTLMMLVILPFWTSFLIRVYAWMGILSNEGFLNQVLIGIGLTDAPLTILNTNVAVYIGIVYTYLPFMILPIYAALEKLDESLIEAAEDLGCTRAQAFWLVTLPLSKPGVIAGCFLVFIPALGEFVIPSLLGGSETLMIGKVLYEEFFSNRDWPVASAVAVVLLFILIIPIILFQRNEQKQREAGQ; encoded by the coding sequence ATGCGCCGGCTCTTTCTGATCGCTGTACCCTACCTCTGGCTTCTGACATTCTTTCTCGTCCCCTTCGCGATCGTCTTTAAGATTTCGCTGTCGGACTACGACATCTCAATCCCGCCCTACACGCCCAAGTTCGACCTCTCCGCCGGGTGGGAGGGCGCAAAGGCGTATCTGAGCGAGCTTGATTTCGAGAACTTCGCGTTCCTGACGACCGACGCGCTATACTATACGGCCTATCTCTCCAGCCTGAAGATCGCGCTGATCGCAACCTTGATCACGCTTCTTGTCGGCTATCCTATTGCCTACGGGATGGCGCAGTCGCCGGACGAATGGCGGCCGACGCTGATGATGCTTGTGATCCTGCCGTTCTGGACCTCGTTTCTGATCCGCGTCTATGCGTGGATGGGGATACTGTCGAACGAAGGGTTCCTGAACCAAGTGCTGATCGGGATTGGCCTCACCGATGCGCCGCTCACGATCCTGAACACCAATGTCGCGGTCTATATCGGCATCGTCTACACCTACCTGCCGTTTATGATCCTGCCGATCTATGCGGCGCTCGAAAAGCTCGACGAGTCGCTGATCGAGGCGGCCGAGGACCTCGGTTGCACGCGCGCGCAGGCGTTCTGGCTCGTGACGCTGCCGCTTTCCAAGCCCGGCGTGATCGCGGGGTGCTTCCTCGTCTTTATCCCCGCGCTCGGCGAATTCGTCATTCCCTCGCTCCTTGGCGGATCCGAGACGTTGATGATCGGCAAGGTGCTTTATGAGGAGTTCTTCTCCAACCGCGACTGGCCGGTCGCTTCGGCGGTGGCGGTGGTGCTGCTTTTCATCCTCATCATCCCGATCATCCTCTTCCAACGGAACGAGCAAAAGCAGCGGGAGGCCGGACAATGA
- a CDS encoding ABC transporter ATP-binding protein — MAQPGNRPVFEPWKDPDEKPLIQFRNVTKKFGEFTAIDDITLDIFRREFFALLGPSGCGKTTLMRMLAGFEAPTKGSILLDGQDIAPVPPNRRAVNMMFQSYALFPHLSVWDNIAFGLKRSDMARDKIGARVEEMLRLTRLEQFARRKPHQISGGQRQRVALARSLAKAPKLLLLDEPLGALDKKLRQDTQFELMDIQEKTGTTFVIVTHDQEEAMTVASRVAVMDHGRMVQVDTPDRIYETPNSVYVADFIGDVNLVEGTAEPAGDGRLSIAWAEGQPAIMATAPDAISAGARVHFAIRPEKIAISTVKPADRANMIEGAVHDIAYLGNISTYKVEVAGGRMVKAQVANDRRISRRDISWDDKVWLSFTDTAGVVLLN; from the coding sequence ATGGCCCAGCCTGGCAATCGCCCCGTGTTTGAGCCCTGGAAGGACCCGGACGAAAAACCGCTGATCCAATTTCGAAACGTCACCAAGAAATTCGGCGAGTTCACCGCGATCGACGACATCACGCTGGACATCTTCCGGCGGGAATTCTTCGCGCTTCTGGGGCCCTCGGGCTGCGGCAAGACCACGCTGATGCGGATGCTGGCGGGTTTCGAGGCGCCGACGAAGGGCAGCATCCTTCTCGACGGGCAGGACATCGCGCCCGTGCCGCCGAACAGGCGCGCGGTCAACATGATGTTCCAGAGCTACGCGCTGTTCCCTCACCTGTCGGTGTGGGACAACATCGCCTTCGGGCTGAAGCGCTCCGACATGGCCCGCGACAAGATCGGTGCACGCGTCGAGGAGATGCTGAGGCTCACCAGGCTGGAGCAGTTCGCCCGCCGCAAACCGCACCAGATCTCGGGCGGCCAGCGCCAGCGGGTCGCGCTCGCCCGCTCGCTTGCCAAGGCGCCGAAGCTGCTGCTGCTGGATGAGCCGTTGGGCGCGCTCGACAAGAAGCTCAGGCAGGACACGCAGTTCGAGCTGATGGACATCCAGGAGAAGACCGGCACGACCTTCGTGATCGTGACCCACGACCAGGAAGAGGCGATGACCGTGGCCTCCCGTGTCGCAGTGATGGATCACGGCCGCATGGTCCAGGTCGATACACCTGACCGCATCTACGAGACGCCGAACTCGGTCTACGTCGCCGACTTCATCGGCGATGTGAACCTCGTCGAGGGCACGGCTGAACCCGCCGGCGACGGCCGTCTGTCGATCGCCTGGGCCGAGGGGCAGCCCGCGATCATGGCGACGGCGCCGGACGCGATCTCGGCCGGTGCGCGTGTTCATTTCGCGATCCGGCCCGAGAAGATCGCGATCTCCACCGTCAAGCCCGCCGACCGCGCGAACATGATCGAGGGCGCGGTCCACGACATCGCCTATCTGGGCAATATCTCGACGTACAAGGTCGAGGTGGCCGGCGGGCGGATGGTCAAGGCGCAGGTTGCCAACGACCGCCGCATCTCGCGGCGCGACATCAGCTGGGACGACAAGGTCTGGCTGTCCTTCACGGACACCGCGGGCGTTGTTCTCTTGAACTGA
- a CDS encoding polyamine ABC transporter substrate-binding protein, with protein MKFAGMTLAAVLVTVGVAGAEEVHVYNWSDYIDEELLTKFEEETGIDLIYDVFDSNEILETKLLAGGSGYDVVVPSGTFLSRQIQAGAFQKLDKSKLSNAGNLWDAIAERTEKYDPGNEYSVNYMWGSTGIGVNINKVKEVLGEDAPVDSLALVFDPANMEKLSQCGVHMLDAPAEVIPAALAYLGEDPDAQDFDTISKVEPVLNAIAPYVLKFHSSEYINALANGDICVAFGWSGDILQARDRAAEADNNVEIEYHIPKEGALMWFDQLAIPVDAPNPDAAHKFIDFMLNAENAAAASNYVYYANGNKASQELLNDDVIGDTAIYPDDETLNNLYTTSTWDPKVNRNVTRLWTKVKSGT; from the coding sequence ATGAAGTTTGCGGGGATGACACTGGCCGCGGTGCTCGTGACGGTCGGCGTGGCGGGGGCCGAGGAGGTCCATGTCTACAACTGGTCCGACTATATTGACGAGGAACTGCTGACGAAGTTCGAGGAAGAGACGGGCATCGACCTGATTTACGACGTGTTCGATTCAAACGAGATCCTGGAGACCAAGCTGCTCGCGGGCGGCTCGGGCTACGACGTGGTCGTGCCGTCGGGCACGTTCCTGTCGCGCCAGATTCAGGCGGGCGCGTTCCAGAAGCTCGACAAGTCGAAGCTGTCCAACGCCGGCAACCTTTGGGACGCGATCGCCGAGCGGACGGAAAAATACGATCCGGGCAACGAATATTCGGTCAACTACATGTGGGGATCGACCGGGATCGGCGTGAACATCAACAAGGTCAAGGAAGTGCTAGGTGAAGACGCGCCCGTCGACTCGCTCGCTCTCGTCTTCGACCCGGCGAACATGGAAAAGCTTAGTCAGTGCGGCGTGCACATGCTCGACGCGCCGGCGGAGGTTATTCCGGCCGCGCTCGCCTATCTCGGCGAGGATCCGGACGCGCAGGATTTCGACACAATCTCCAAGGTGGAGCCGGTTCTGAACGCGATCGCGCCTTATGTGCTGAAGTTCCACTCGTCCGAATACATCAACGCATTGGCCAACGGCGATATCTGCGTGGCCTTCGGCTGGTCGGGCGACATCCTGCAGGCGCGCGACCGCGCGGCCGAGGCCGACAACAACGTGGAGATCGAATACCACATCCCCAAGGAAGGGGCGCTTATGTGGTTCGACCAGCTCGCGATTCCAGTCGACGCGCCGAACCCGGACGCGGCACACAAGTTCATCGACTTCATGCTGAACGCCGAGAATGCGGCGGCCGCATCGAACTACGTCTACTACGCCAACGGCAACAAGGCGAGCCAGGAGCTCCTGAATGACGACGTGATCGGCGACACAGCGATCTATCCCGACGACGAGACGCTGAACAACCTCTATACCACGTCGACCTGGGATCCGAAGGTCAACCGCAACGTGACCCGGCTCTGGACCAAGGTGAAGTCGGGCACCTGA
- a CDS encoding GntR family transcriptional regulator — MEKIRDPVELRRKIPSHEITYCRLRDMILFGQLAPGQPVTIQGLTTTLEAGMTPVREAIRKLTAEGALELRDNRRVSVPQLTQPLLDELAFARLTIEPKLAQLAAKRLRAKDISDLSLIDADLDRAIATGDVHHYLMYNFRFHFTLYEYAGAPILLSLTHMLWLRFGPSLRVVCGRFGTSNLPDRHEEALEAMRAGDAERLAAALESDIAQGIEQVRLSLDDGAI; from the coding sequence ATGGAAAAGATTCGTGATCCTGTTGAGTTGCGGCGCAAGATACCCTCGCACGAGATCACCTATTGCCGGCTGCGCGACATGATCCTCTTCGGTCAGCTCGCACCCGGCCAGCCCGTGACGATTCAGGGACTCACCACAACGCTCGAGGCCGGAATGACGCCCGTGCGCGAAGCGATCCGCAAACTCACGGCCGAAGGCGCGCTGGAGTTGCGCGACAACCGCCGCGTGTCGGTACCCCAACTCACTCAGCCGCTTCTGGACGAGTTGGCGTTCGCCCGCCTCACCATCGAGCCGAAGCTTGCGCAGTTGGCGGCCAAGCGGTTACGTGCCAAAGATATTTCCGACCTTTCGCTGATCGACGCCGACCTCGATCGAGCCATCGCGACAGGCGATGTGCATCACTACCTGATGTACAATTTCCGCTTCCATTTCACGCTCTACGAATATGCAGGCGCACCGATCCTCTTGTCGCTCACACACATGCTCTGGCTGCGTTTCGGCCCCTCGCTCCGTGTCGTCTGCGGCCGGTTCGGCACGTCGAATCTGCCCGACCGCCACGAGGAAGCGTTAGAGGCGATGCGTGCGGGCGACGCGGAGCGTCTGGCGGCCGCTCTCGAAAGCGACATCGCGCAGGGAATCGAGCAGGTCCGCCTCTCGCTAGACGACGGCGCAATTTGA